The DNA window GGTAACAATTTGAAGTTGGATCTAGGAAAAATGATGAATACCTAATCTCTATTTTGATATTGCAGCAAAAGTTATCACAGATAGAGCAACTGGAAGATCAAAAGGTTTTGCCTTTTTGACATATGGATCATTAGAAGAGGCTGAAGAAGCTAGGAAGCAAATGAATGGAAAATTCTTGGATGGTTGGGTTATCTTTGTTGATCCTGCCAAACCAAGAGAACCAAGATCATCACCACCACAAACACAAACTTCGGAAAATGGTTTCACAGTGAACAAGACAATTGGCTGGTGTGGTTGATTGCTGAAATGGGGTTAGTACTGATTAATTCAAATGATAGAAGATGATTCTGATGCTTCTTAGGTTGAAATTATTCAAGAACAGTAT is part of the Impatiens glandulifera chromosome 1, dImpGla2.1, whole genome shotgun sequence genome and encodes:
- the LOC124914828 gene encoding organelle RRM domain-containing protein 2, mitochondrial, yielding MAFASSFRRILINTSSSSSPSTSILRSPFAFSRFYETLTCPKLFVSGLSRLTTDDKLRETFSSYGQLVEAKVITDRATGRSKGFAFLTYGSLEEAEEARKQMNGKFLDGWVIFVDPAKPREPRSSPPQTQTSENGFTVNKTIGWCG